In Campylobacter vicugnae, a genomic segment contains:
- a CDS encoding YbaB/EbfC family nucleoid-associated protein: MFKDFDFSKMGEMLAQAQQKANEFEAQIAAKEFESKSGGGLISVKINGKSEILDICIDDSLLEDKDSLQILLISAVNDAIKLANDEKQSAAASLLGGFGGMR, encoded by the coding sequence ATGTTTAAGGATTTTGATTTTTCAAAGATGGGTGAAATGCTAGCTCAAGCTCAGCAAAAGGCAAATGAATTTGAAGCTCAAATCGCTGCAAAGGAGTTTGAGAGCAAGTCTGGCGGTGGGTTAATTAGTGTAAAAATTAATGGTAAATCTGAAATTTTAGATATTTGCATAGATGATTCCTTGCTTGAAGATAAGGATAGTTTGCAAATTTTGTTAATCTCAGCTGTAAATGATGCTATAAAATTAGCAAATGATGAGAAGCAAAGTGCAGCTGCATCGTTGCTTGGTGGATTTGGAGGTATGAGATGA
- a CDS encoding UDP-N-acetylmuramoyl-L-alanyl-D-glutamate--2,6-diaminopimelate ligase: MKIALNNTFITDNSKDVESRCYFVVTNSNSKYADDALDSGANLISPKQAMELLGLKNCIKIIGITGTNGKTTTAFLLAHTLSNLGHKSAVSGTCGSFIDDRQIAKKGLTTSQILETISYIKQAVESGCEYFIMEVSSHAIAQNRIEGLEFELKIFTNLSQDHLDYHKSFSEYARVKSSFLLDECNKIINGDDLNISYNNTNLLTYSLFSGDIYASSFELKSGINATIKNSTEEANLSLDLHGKFNLYNALGVIGATKKLLNLDLQSICDGLKGFKGVAGRMEIVSHKPAIIVDFAHTPDGIEKVLSSLEESELIVVFGAGGDRDKSKRPIMGQIVAKYAKVAIVTSDNPRSEDPNSIIEQVASKMPPNTIKITDRKEAIKKAIDIQNGEILLILGKGDEDYQEINGVKYPFSDQEVVKEILNKKDK, translated from the coding sequence ATGAAAATAGCCTTAAATAATACATTTATTACTGATAACTCTAAAGATGTTGAGTCTAGATGCTATTTTGTAGTAACTAATTCAAATTCTAAATATGCCGATGATGCCTTAGATAGTGGTGCGAATTTAATTAGTCCAAAGCAAGCTATGGAGCTTTTAGGGCTTAAAAATTGTATAAAAATTATTGGAATTACTGGCACAAATGGAAAGACTACAACTGCGTTTTTACTCGCTCATACTCTATCAAATTTAGGTCATAAAAGCGCAGTTAGCGGGACATGTGGCTCATTTATAGATGATAGACAAATAGCTAAAAAAGGATTGACAACAAGTCAAATTCTAGAGACTATAAGTTATATAAAACAAGCTGTTGAGAGTGGATGCGAGTATTTTATTATGGAGGTTAGCTCTCATGCTATAGCACAAAATCGCATTGAGGGATTAGAGTTTGAGTTAAAGATTTTTACAAATCTAAGCCAAGATCATCTAGACTATCATAAAAGTTTTAGTGAGTACGCTAGAGTAAAATCTAGCTTTTTACTAGATGAATGTAATAAAATTATAAATGGTGATGATTTAAATATTAGTTATAATAATACAAACTTGCTTACATACTCGCTTTTTAGCGGAGATATTTACGCAAGTAGTTTTGAGTTAAAAAGCGGTATAAATGCTACTATAAAAAACAGTACCGAAGAGGCCAATTTAAGCCTTGATTTACACGGTAAGTTTAATCTATATAATGCGCTTGGAGTAATTGGCGCTACTAAAAAGCTTTTAAATTTGGATTTACAATCTATATGCGATGGGCTTAAGGGCTTTAAAGGCGTAGCTGGTAGAATGGAAATAGTATCTCATAAACCAGCTATTATTGTAGATTTTGCACATACTCCAGATGGGATTGAAAAGGTCTTAAGCTCACTAGAAGAAAGTGAGCTGATTGTGGTTTTTGGTGCTGGAGGTGATAGGGATAAAAGCAAGCGTCCTATAATGGGTCAAATAGTTGCAAAATATGCTAAGGTTGCAATCGTAACAAGCGATAATCCTCGTAGCGAAGATCCAAATTCAATAATAGAACAAGTCGCTTCTAAAATGCCGCCAAATACCATTAAAATTACCGATCGTAAAGAGGCCATTAAAAAGGCAATAGATATACAAAATGGCGAAATTTTGCTAATTTTAGGTAAGGGCGATGAGGATTATCAAGAGATAAATGGAGTAAAATATCCATTTAGCGACCAAGAAGTTGTCAAAGAGATATTAAATAAAAAGGATAAATAA
- a CDS encoding bifunctional metallophosphatase/5'-nucleotidase produces MKNIFTILLLSLLFIGCAISEKGKTHELVILHTNDHHGAILPINSKGGLAQRSTYINSVKSTSPNLLILDAGDMNTGSVVSDMFDALPDIEAYNAIGYDAVTLGNHEFDGGYQKLLKQIKHSKFKWLSANVLDQNKTPIVDPFIIRDFDGFRVGVFGITTLQTKSSSSPGSELIFENEISSAKKYIKILKDTYKADIIIALTHLGSDKESPEQITSIMLAKATSGIDLIVDGHSHTKFQTPLYVNQTAIVSANEWGKYVGKAKLIIKDKKLVDIQWKDTAITEQEFVADPKISKILNPYIEEANQSLNEVIGVSSDKFEFKNNITRYQESTIGNLVCDSIVGYLKDHNISVDFAMMNGGGIRFGLPKGEIKKEDILTALPYKNNIYVVKIDGKTLLELFDAVAKVPQGSGSFMQVSSAVSHTILYEKDNKNGKLLNLKLNSAPIDINRTYYLATNDYVIYSDPRYKDIFSNLEIFDNSVLLSQVVIDYIKSQKTKITPIIDGRITIIKQ; encoded by the coding sequence ATGAAAAATATATTTACAATTCTATTACTCTCGCTACTATTTATAGGGTGTGCCATATCTGAAAAAGGCAAGACTCATGAGCTTGTGATTTTGCATACTAATGACCATCATGGTGCTATTTTGCCTATTAATTCTAAAGGTGGGTTAGCTCAACGCTCAACATATATTAATAGCGTTAAATCTACTAGTCCTAATCTTTTAATCCTTGATGCTGGAGATATGAATACTGGTAGCGTTGTATCTGATATGTTTGATGCTTTGCCTGATATAGAGGCATATAATGCTATAGGTTATGATGCTGTTACTTTGGGTAATCATGAATTTGATGGTGGGTATCAAAAGCTATTAAAACAGATTAAACATTCTAAATTTAAATGGCTCTCAGCCAATGTATTAGATCAAAATAAAACTCCAATTGTAGATCCTTTTATAATTAGAGATTTTGATGGTTTTAGGGTTGGAGTTTTTGGAATTACTACTTTACAAACTAAGTCAAGTTCATCTCCGGGCTCTGAATTAATATTTGAAAATGAGATAAGTAGCGCTAAAAAATATATAAAAATTCTAAAAGATACCTATAAAGCTGATATTATCATAGCTTTAACTCATCTAGGTTCAGATAAAGAATCACCAGAGCAGATAACATCTATAATGCTAGCCAAAGCTACTAGCGGCATTGATCTTATCGTAGATGGGCATTCTCATACCAAATTTCAAACTCCATTATATGTTAATCAAACCGCTATAGTCTCAGCAAATGAGTGGGGTAAATATGTAGGCAAGGCAAAGCTAATAATAAAAGATAAAAAACTAGTTGATATACAATGGAAAGATACAGCCATTACAGAGCAAGAGTTTGTTGCCGATCCTAAAATTTCTAAAATATTAAATCCATATATAGAAGAGGCAAACCAAAGCTTAAACGAAGTTATCGGCGTCTCTAGCGATAAATTTGAATTTAAAAACAATATAACTCGCTACCAAGAGAGCACCATAGGCAATCTTGTCTGTGATAGTATAGTTGGATATCTCAAAGATCATAATATTAGTGTAGATTTTGCGATGATGAATGGTGGAGGTATACGCTTTGGACTACCAAAAGGAGAGATAAAAAAAGAGGATATCCTTACAGCATTGCCATATAAAAATAATATATATGTGGTAAAAATTGATGGTAAAACTCTTTTAGAGCTTTTTGATGCAGTTGCTAAAGTGCCACAAGGAAGCGGATCATTTATGCAAGTATCTTCGGCTGTTTCTCATACTATCTTGTATGAAAAAGATAATAAAAATGGCAAACTTTTAAATCTTAAGTTAAATTCAGCTCCTATAGATATAAATCGCACCTACTATTTAGCGACTAATGACTATGTGATTTATAGCGATCCACGCTATAAAGATATATTTAGCAATTTAGAAATATTTGATAATTCAGTGCTACTTAGTCAAGTGGTAATAGACTATATCAAAAGCCAAAAAACCAAAATAACCCCAATAATAGATGGTAGAATTACAATAATTAAGCAATAA
- a CDS encoding autotransporter outer membrane beta-barrel domain-containing protein, whose product MQNKPINEKIDFVAKSAQTTGVNLTAQDLDIITSLFAIEDAKGNGLLATEVIKLAAQAAQGNQEAAQTISKTISKTAQSIQKNSQDSITATSNLINTFNLATKNEVSKRISNVTTRSNASQLANFIESLEGQKFADASSGVLLSMMADEMAAYQNSFYLNALGAKGDFKDGTNPKIYGAILGYDRMIDDLLIGGYFSYTNSETENIELDSDIYELGLYSRYFLDNNEFGFNIAGGYGKNDLSYTQNIFGINKILQSNFDSSYIALGLDYGYRFAINDNASIKPYIGADYLYSKTQNYTLKDETGADFQEVQSNTVKNLKAKLGLEMVKSFDEISIYADAKIKRDLINDEGFTRSSFAGSSAGFNIQGNDKKHTNFAIDTGIVYNATKNLSINLNLGADVNSDDKIYSTSFGAAYKF is encoded by the coding sequence ATGCAAAACAAACCAATTAACGAAAAAATCGATTTTGTAGCTAAGTCTGCTCAAACAACAGGTGTAAATCTAACCGCCCAAGATTTAGATATCATCACATCACTATTTGCTATAGAAGATGCTAAAGGCAATGGCTTATTAGCAACTGAGGTTATAAAGCTAGCTGCTCAAGCCGCACAAGGTAATCAAGAAGCTGCTCAAACAATATCTAAAACAATATCTAAAACCGCTCAATCTATTCAAAAGAACTCACAAGATTCTATAACTGCTACTTCAAATTTGATAAATACATTTAACTTGGCTACCAAAAATGAAGTAAGCAAAAGAATTTCAAATGTTACAACTCGCTCAAATGCGAGCCAACTTGCAAATTTTATTGAATCTCTTGAGGGGCAAAAATTTGCTGATGCTAGCAGTGGTGTGCTTCTTTCAATGATGGCTGATGAGATGGCTGCGTATCAAAACTCATTTTATCTAAATGCCCTAGGTGCTAAAGGCGACTTTAAAGATGGCACAAATCCAAAAATCTACGGCGCAATTTTAGGCTATGATAGAATGATAGATGACTTGCTAATTGGTGGTTACTTCTCATATACAAACTCAGAAACTGAAAATATCGAGCTTGATAGCGATATCTATGAACTTGGTCTTTATTCTAGATATTTTTTAGATAATAATGAATTTGGCTTTAATATAGCTGGAGGTTATGGTAAAAATGATTTAAGCTATACTCAAAATATATTTGGGATAAATAAAATCTTGCAATCTAATTTTGACTCATCATATATTGCTTTAGGATTAGATTATGGTTATAGATTTGCTATCAATGATAATGCAAGTATTAAACCATATATTGGAGCAGACTATCTATATTCTAAAACTCAAAACTACACTCTAAAAGATGAAACCGGAGCAGACTTTCAAGAAGTACAAAGCAATACAGTTAAGAATTTAAAAGCTAAACTAGGTCTTGAGATGGTTAAAAGCTTTGATGAAATTTCAATCTATGCAGATGCTAAAATCAAAAGAGATTTAATCAATGATGAAGGATTTACTAGAAGCTCATTTGCAGGTTCAAGTGCTGGATTTAATATCCAAGGCAATGATAAAAAACATACAAATTTCGCAATTGATACTGGAATTGTATATAATGCAACTAAAAATCTAAGTATAAATCTAAACCTAGGAGCTGATGTAAATAGCGATGATAAAATATATAGCACAAGCTTTGGAGCTGCTTATAAATTCTAA
- a CDS encoding NifU family protein has product MIPFSDEELYEPVLESLKVVMPMLERDGGGMKLLGIKNGVVYVQLTGHCNGCAASGQTLKFGIEKQIRNDIHPELTVVNIPIGQEFDIQKI; this is encoded by the coding sequence ATGATACCATTTAGCGATGAAGAGCTATATGAGCCAGTTTTAGAAAGTCTTAAAGTTGTAATGCCTATGCTTGAGCGTGATGGTGGCGGTATGAAGCTTTTGGGGATTAAAAATGGAGTTGTTTATGTGCAATTAACAGGACATTGTAACGGCTGTGCTGCAAGTGGTCAGACGCTTAAATTTGGGATTGAAAAGCAGATTCGCAACGATATTCATCCAGAATTAACAGTAGTAAATATTCCAATTGGTCAAGAATTTGATATTCAAAAGATTTAA
- a CDS encoding polyprenyl synthetase family protein — protein MNFLEYLESNLPSVESFHPYFNEALAWVLKAGGKHFRAQLVIGTARAINPSCDPYAAALAVELLHTYSLIHDDLPAMDNANLRRGVPTLHVKYDEVTAILAGDALNTAAFGVLANSNLSPQIAIKCIQVLSKNGGLDGMIIGQAIDCYFENKKLSLDELEFLHLHKTGALIAASMQIGAIVAGASDEESNDIYKAGLKLGLAFQIHDDIIDATSSSDKAGKPTNNDSSKNSFTNLLGVDKAIEARDELEKQIINQIQNQDVKELVSNLINKYLKG, from the coding sequence ATGAACTTTCTAGAGTATCTAGAATCAAATTTACCTAGCGTAGAGAGTTTTCATCCATATTTTAATGAAGCTCTTGCTTGGGTTTTAAAAGCTGGAGGAAAGCACTTTCGCGCTCAATTAGTAATTGGCACTGCAAGGGCCATTAATCCATCGTGCGATCCATATGCAGCAGCTTTAGCTGTGGAGCTTTTGCATACATATTCGCTTATTCACGATGATCTTCCAGCAATGGATAATGCTAATCTTCGCCGTGGCGTGCCAACCTTGCATGTAAAATATGATGAAGTTACTGCAATCTTAGCTGGAGATGCGCTAAATACTGCGGCATTTGGAGTGTTGGCTAATTCAAATTTATCACCACAAATTGCTATAAAATGCATACAAGTGCTAAGTAAAAATGGCGGTCTTGATGGAATGATAATTGGTCAAGCAATTGATTGCTATTTTGAAAATAAAAAATTAAGCTTAGATGAGCTTGAGTTTTTACATCTGCATAAAACAGGCGCATTAATTGCTGCAAGTATGCAAATTGGTGCAATAGTAGCTGGTGCAAGCGATGAAGAGTCAAATGATATATATAAGGCTGGTTTAAAACTAGGTCTTGCATTTCAAATTCACGATGATATAATAGACGCTACAAGTAGTAGCGATAAAGCTGGAAAACCTACAAATAATGATAGTTCCAAAAACTCATTTACAAATTTACTTGGTGTTGATAAAGCCATAGAAGCTAGAGATGAGCTAGAAAAGCAAATTATCAATCAAATTCAAAATCAAGATGTAAAAGAGTTGGTTTCAAACTTAATAAACAAATACCTAAAAGGATAA
- the tkt gene encoding transketolase yields MYKKQADTIRFLCADMVQKANSGHPGAPMGLADIVTVLSTHLNHNPKNPNWLNRDRLVFSGGHASSLVYSFLHLSGYDVSIDDLKSFRQLHSKTPGHPEIETPGVEIATGPLGQGVANAVGFAMAAKSAQNLLGSDIINHKVYCLCGDGDLQEGISYEACALAGKHNLDNLVIIYDSNEITIEGNTNIAWAEDVKVRFEAAGFEVAKIDGHSYDEIEFALKEAKNKTKPYLIIAKTKIAKGAGELEGSHHAHGAPLGADVIAKAKEVAGFDPNLSFFIDDDVKFWFNLALERGDLANATWDKLVSQLDDEKKELLHSLLNPDFSKIEFPALKGQKMATRDSNGKILNAIAKALPGFIGGSADLGPSNKTELKDFGDYPNGKNIHFGIREHAMAAICNAYARYGIFIPFSATFFIFSDYLKAGARLAALMGLKHYFIWTHDSIGVGEDGPTHEPIEQLSTFRAMPNFYTFRPADGAENVECWKVALNLNAPCAFVCSRQGLNPLDEAKFGSVANGAYLIKESQNPQITLVASGSEVGLCLEAANLLESIDIGVNVVSAPCFDLLCEQESSYINRIFAPQTKILAVEAATALEWYKFADNVFGMSSFGASAPADELFKHFGFSATNVANIAKEMLK; encoded by the coding sequence ATGTATAAAAAACAAGCAGATACAATAAGATTTTTATGTGCTGATATGGTGCAAAAGGCAAATTCAGGTCATCCAGGTGCGCCAATGGGGCTTGCTGATATAGTTACAGTTTTAAGCACTCATCTAAACCATAATCCTAAAAATCCAAATTGGTTAAATCGTGATAGATTAGTCTTTAGCGGTGGTCATGCTAGTAGTTTGGTATATAGTTTTTTACACCTTAGCGGGTATGATGTTAGTATAGATGATTTAAAATCATTTCGCCAACTCCACTCTAAAACGCCAGGCCATCCAGAGATTGAGACTCCAGGGGTAGAGATTGCTACTGGGCCACTTGGTCAAGGTGTTGCAAACGCAGTTGGTTTTGCTATGGCTGCAAAATCAGCTCAAAATTTACTAGGTAGCGATATTATCAATCATAAGGTATATTGCCTATGTGGAGATGGTGATTTGCAAGAGGGGATTAGCTATGAGGCATGTGCGTTAGCTGGCAAGCATAATCTTGATAATCTTGTAATAATTTATGATAGCAATGAGATCACAATAGAAGGCAATACTAATATAGCTTGGGCCGAAGATGTTAAGGTTAGATTTGAAGCAGCTGGATTTGAAGTTGCTAAGATAGATGGTCATAGCTATGATGAGATTGAATTTGCTCTAAAAGAGGCTAAAAATAAAACCAAACCATATCTAATAATAGCCAAAACTAAAATAGCCAAAGGTGCTGGCGAGCTAGAAGGTAGCCATCATGCACACGGCGCTCCACTTGGTGCTGATGTAATAGCAAAAGCTAAAGAAGTAGCTGGTTTTGATCCAAATTTAAGCTTTTTTATAGATGATGATGTGAAGTTTTGGTTTAATCTTGCGCTAGAAAGAGGCGACTTGGCTAATGCTACTTGGGATAAGCTTGTAAGCCAGTTAGATGATGAGAAAAAAGAGCTTTTACACTCTTTATTAAATCCTGATTTTAGCAAGATTGAATTTCCAGCCCTAAAGGGTCAAAAAATGGCTACAAGAGATAGCAATGGTAAGATTTTAAATGCTATTGCTAAGGCACTACCTGGATTTATCGGTGGTAGTGCTGATCTTGGCCCAAGCAATAAAACTGAGTTAAAAGATTTTGGTGATTATCCAAATGGTAAAAATATACATTTTGGTATTAGAGAACATGCGATGGCAGCAATCTGTAATGCATATGCTAGATATGGTATTTTTATTCCATTTAGTGCGACATTTTTTATATTTAGTGATTATCTTAAGGCTGGTGCTAGACTTGCAGCTCTTATGGGGCTTAAGCACTATTTTATATGGACGCATGATAGTATCGGCGTGGGAGAAGATGGCCCAACTCATGAGCCAATTGAACAGCTTAGCACATTTAGAGCAATGCCAAATTTCTATACATTTCGCCCAGCTGATGGTGCTGAAAATGTGGAGTGCTGGAAGGTTGCGCTTAATTTAAATGCTCCTTGTGCGTTTGTATGCTCAAGACAAGGATTAAATCCTTTAGATGAAGCAAAATTTGGTAGTGTAGCAAATGGCGCATATCTAATTAAAGAAAGTCAAAATCCGCAAATTACATTAGTAGCTAGTGGTAGTGAGGTAGGATTGTGTCTTGAGGCGGCAAATTTACTTGAAAGTATTGATATTGGTGTAAATGTGGTATCTGCACCGTGTTTTGATCTATTATGTGAGCAAGAGTCTAGCTATATTAACCGCATATTTGCACCACAAACAAAAATCTTAGCCGTAGAGGCTGCAACGGCACTTGAGTGGTATAAATTTGCTGATAATGTATTTGGAATGAGTTCATTTGGCGCTTCTGCTCCAGCTGATGAGCTATTTAAGCATTTTGGATTTAGTGCTACAAATGTAGCAAATATTGCTAAAGAGATGTTAAAATAA
- a CDS encoding HP0495 family protein — protein MAKICDLNGKKPDIVYPTFWEYKVIFDSNADEKNITKECVGERNHKITPSNSSKNGKFKSFNLSVLVSSDSERLELFSLLKKYSKFVL, from the coding sequence ATGGCTAAAATTTGCGATCTAAATGGCAAAAAACCAGATATCGTATATCCTACATTTTGGGAGTATAAGGTTATTTTTGATAGTAATGCTGATGAAAAAAACATAACTAAAGAGTGTGTAGGAGAGAGAAACCATAAAATAACTCCATCAAATAGCAGTAAAAATGGTAAATTTAAAAGCTTCAATCTAAGCGTGCTAGTAAGTAGTGATAGTGAGCGTTTAGAGCTATTTTCACTACTTAAAAAGTACTCTAAATTTGTATTATAA
- the moaC gene encoding cyclic pyranopterin monophosphate synthase MoaC, protein MLTHLNEKNLPKMVDVADKDITKRIAMASGTITMSKEAYTAIKENTGKKGPVLQTAVIAAVMGAKRTSDLIPMCHPLALNSVDIDIEDMGHLPGFRLIAKVATQGKTGVEMEALTSVSIGLLTIYDMIKAIDKSMIISNIALESKSGGKSGEYRRKNG, encoded by the coding sequence ATGCTAACTCATTTAAATGAAAAAAATTTGCCAAAAATGGTCGATGTCGCTGATAAAGATATCACTAAACGCATTGCTATGGCAAGTGGGACTATTACAATGTCTAAAGAAGCCTACACAGCTATTAAAGAAAATACTGGTAAAAAAGGTCCTGTTTTACAAACTGCAGTAATAGCTGCTGTTATGGGGGCTAAACGCACTAGTGATTTAATCCCAATGTGCCACCCTCTTGCTTTAAATTCAGTCGATATCGATATAGAAGATATGGGGCATTTACCAGGATTTAGGCTTATTGCCAAAGTTGCAACTCAAGGCAAAACTGGAGTAGAGATGGAGGCTTTGACATCTGTAAGCATTGGACTACTTACCATATATGATATGATTAAAGCAATTGATAAATCAATGATAATTAGCAATATCGCTTTAGAATCAAAAAGTGGCGGCAAAAGTGGCGAATATAGGAGAAAAAATGGCTAA
- the panD gene encoding aspartate 1-decarboxylase, protein MKIEMLASKIHRATVTDANLNYVGSITIDEKLMKAANLLEFQKVEILDVNNGERFATYVIKGDKEGEICLNGAAARKVCIGDIIIIVSYATMSIKKAKKFIPTIVHVDANNKIDN, encoded by the coding sequence ATGAAAATAGAAATGTTAGCTAGTAAAATTCACAGAGCTACAGTTACGGATGCGAATTTAAACTATGTAGGCTCAATTACAATAGATGAAAAATTAATGAAAGCTGCTAATTTGCTTGAGTTTCAAAAAGTTGAAATTTTAGATGTAAATAATGGTGAAAGATTTGCTACATATGTGATAAAAGGGGATAAAGAGGGCGAAATCTGTCTAAATGGAGCAGCTGCTAGAAAAGTTTGCATAGGAGATATAATTATCATTGTAAGCTATGCTACAATGAGTATTAAAAAAGCTAAGAAATTTATACCAACTATCGTTCATGTAGATGCTAATAATAAAATAGATAACTAA
- a CDS encoding DUF7488 domain-containing protein, whose amino-acid sequence MIRILAIIFAASALLYAAPEPTIADRAAIYEKMRESQFNYKDNIAIALNGEYAAVVYDKKNPLNKKDYIKFDPYLGLYLIKPGFTLRGAFMLDELDSRQDMWVMTLEENIVNMGHIKSFGSELGQFDELSFNTGKAGMLVCDCASMVGISLGDNKFIPNRYLKHFARYDDVYYGDIGVKFTESNSTIKVLSANPFGAGKELRSSDEVLSVNGKKPTSLREINEMILFADKGSVLKFDIARGSQILHYDIKMSNITAKNIPDDNKTTEIKKIPPKPKFLPEFGININKNMVITSIKANSKASKLGLKVGDKIMQIDGVNVKNALHVDEIMKTKNAQTYYLISRDDFQFFVRVNR is encoded by the coding sequence ATGATTAGAATTTTGGCTATTATTTTTGCTGCAAGTGCGTTGCTATATGCTGCTCCAGAGCCTACTATTGCTGATAGAGCTGCGATATATGAGAAGATGAGAGAGTCGCAGTTTAATTATAAAGATAATATTGCAATCGCTTTAAATGGCGAATATGCAGCTGTTGTATATGATAAGAAAAATCCATTAAATAAAAAAGATTATATCAAATTTGATCCATATCTTGGACTATATCTTATTAAGCCTGGATTTACTCTTCGTGGGGCATTTATGCTAGATGAGCTTGATAGCAGACAAGATATGTGGGTTATGACTTTAGAAGAAAATATTGTAAATATGGGTCATATTAAGAGTTTTGGTAGTGAGCTTGGTCAATTTGATGAGTTGAGTTTTAATACTGGTAAAGCTGGAATGTTGGTTTGTGATTGTGCTTCTATGGTTGGTATTAGCCTTGGAGATAATAAGTTTATCCCAAATAGATATCTAAAGCATTTTGCTCGTTATGATGATGTATATTATGGTGATATTGGAGTTAAATTTACCGAGAGCAACTCTACTATTAAGGTATTAAGCGCAAATCCATTTGGTGCTGGAAAAGAGCTTAGAAGTTCTGATGAGGTTTTATCAGTAAATGGCAAAAAGCCTACTAGTCTAAGAGAGATAAATGAGATGATATTGTTTGCTGATAAAGGATCGGTGCTTAAATTTGATATCGCTCGCGGTTCGCAAATTTTGCACTATGATATCAAGATGTCAAATATCACAGCAAAAAATATCCCTGATGATAATAAAACTACTGAGATCAAAAAAATCCCACCAAAACCAAAATTTTTACCTGAATTTGGTATAAACATAAATAAAAATATGGTAATAACTAGCATAAAAGCAAACTCAAAAGCTAGTAAGTTGGGTTTAAAAGTTGGCGATAAAATTATGCAAATAGATGGAGTAAATGTTAAAAATGCACTTCATGTAGATGAGATTATGAAAACTAAAAATGCTCAAACTTACTACCTAATTTCTAGAGATGATTTTCAGTTTTTTGTACGAGTAAATAGATGA